The following DNA comes from Nicotiana sylvestris chromosome 10, ASM39365v2, whole genome shotgun sequence.
TGAGTCTCGAATCTTGaactgatggtaccccgatcTCGAGTCGATCTTAGAAAAtgccctagcaccctgcaactggtcaaacaaatcatcgatacacAAAAAttggtacttgttcttgatataactttgttcaactgacggtaatcaatgcacattcatatagtcccatctttctttttcacaaataacactggtgcaccccaaggtgatacacttggtTTGACAAACCCCTTTTCTGATAACTCCTCAAGTTGCTCCTTCagagccatacggtacggtgggatagatatatgctaggtacctggagccaaattaatacaaaaatcaattttacgatccggtggcatgcctggaaggttaGAAGGAAACACGTCGGCAAATTCCCAGACTACTAGCACTGAATCTATCATCGAAGACTCTACGATGGGGTCCCGAACATATGCTAGATACACCAAACAACCCTTTTCGACCAGATGTCGAGCCTTCaaaaaagagataacccgactagatgtactaatagaggaacccttccactccaatatCGGCAACTCTGGCATTGCTAAagtaatagtcttggcatgacaatcaaggatgGCATGATATGggaataaccaatccatgcctaggatgacctcGAATTCAATCATATCAAGTAACAAGAGGTTCACTCTAGTCTCATAACCACAAAATGTAACCATACAGGACcagtagatccgatccacaacaagagaatcgcCCACAAGAGTGGACACAAAAATACGAGTACCGAATGACTCGCAAGGAATATCCAAGAAATGAGCAAataaagatgacacatatgaataggtagaccctggatcaaatagtaccGAAGTATCCCTACCGTAGACAAAAATAATACGTGTGATCATGACATTTGAGGCCACTGCATCTGATCTGGCCGAAAAAGCATAGAATATAGCTAGAGCACTGACTGGATAACCTCCACCTAGGTGATCAATAGCTGGCTGACCTCCCCCTACCTGGCCTTCTCCTCTAGAACGGCCCCTACCTGCCTGCCCTCCGCCTATGGGCAGCTGGAAGGCTGGTTCTGTGATCATAGGTTGATGGCTCTACTGTACTGCCTTTCCCAGAAGTCTGGGACAAAATCTTTCATGTAGCCCATATCCCCACACTCTTAACAATCTCTTGGTTCCATAGACTGTTGTCCTGAAGTCTGACCTTAATGGCCTGAATACCTACTATAGGAACCTTGAATGGCTGGTGGGaggtatgaactctctggcatgacACTGAAATAGgcactggaagaaccctgatgAACTGGTGGGTGGTAAGAACTCTCTAGCATAGTAATGGAATAGGGTCGCGCTAAAGCGccccgaggaggtggtggtggtgctggatatgtgggcctgctaggctgacccctcACAAACTGACTTTTTCCCCTAGTaggggcacctctaaactctccatAGAATTGGGTCGTCTTGTCCTACAACATCTGCTCTCGACCCCGCTAGCAatagccctcaatcctccgagcaatctccaccACTAGCTGATAATCACTACCCATCTCAACCTCCCAGGTCATGCTAACCCGAATACCGTGCAATAAATCTCCGCACTCTCTCTGTGTCTGTAGGAAGTATCATGAGCGCATGGTAAGACAAATCAGAAAATTTTACCTCATAATCGGTTACAaacatctgaccctgctcgagctgctcaaactgataTCGCAACTCTTCCCTCTGAGAGGGTAGAATATATATGTCCAATAGAAGTTGTGTCAGCTGATCCTAAGTCATGAGAGGATAGCCCACCAATATGCCAAGAAGGTAACCACACAGGACtagtagatccgatccacaacaaTAGAATCGCCCACAACAGAGGACACAAAAATATGAGTACCGAATGACTCACAaggaatatccaggaaatgagcaaataaagatgacacatatgaataggtagaccctggatcaaataataccgaagtaTCCCTACCATAGAcaaaaataatacatgtgatcacgaCATTTGAGGCTACTGTATCTGATCTGGTCTaaaagcatagaatctagctGGAGCACTGACTGGATAACCACCACCTAGCTGATCAATAACTAGCTGACCTCACCCTGCCTGGTCTCCTCCTCTAGAACGGCCCCTACCTGCCTGCCCTCCGCCTTTAGGCAGCTAGACGGTTGGTACTGTAATCATAGGCTGATAGCTCtactgtactgccttgccccaaaGTCTGGGTCAAAATCTTTCATGTAGCCCAGATCCCCACACTCTTAACAATCTCGTGGTGCCATAGACTGTTGTCCCGAAGTCTAACCTTAATGGCGTGAATACCCACTATAGGAACCTTGAATGGCTGGTGGgcggtatgaactctctggcatgtCACTGAAATATGCACTAGAAGAACCTAAATGAACTAGTGGGAggtaagaactctctggcatAGCAATGGAATAGGGTCGCGCTAAAGCGccccgaggaggtggtggtggtgctgGATATGTAGGCCTTCTAGGCTGACCCCTCAcaaactgacctctgcccctagtaggggcacctctaaactctccagaGAATTGGGTCCTCTTGTCCTACTGCATCTGCTCTCGACCCCTCTAGCAatagccctcaatcctccgagcaatctccaccACTAGCTGATAATCACTACCCATCTCAACCTCTCAAGTCATGTTATCCCGAATACCGTGCAATAAATCTCTGCACTCTTTCTGTGTCTGTAGGAAGTATCATGAGCACATGGTAAGACAAATTAGAAAATTttgcctcataatcggtcacaaaCATCTAACCCTgctcaagctgctcaaactgataccgcaactcttccctctgagagggtggaatatacatgTTCAATAGAAGTTGTGCCAGCTGATCCCAAGTCATGAGAGGATAACCCTCCAATATGCCAAGAAggtaagactgccaccatctacgggccctgccctccagctAGAATGCGGTGAATTCTAATCCAtaggactccaatatcctcatgttgtgggGTTTGTCCCTGCACCGATCAATAAAGTCCTGAGGGTCCTGATACCTCtcacccccgaagataggagggtgtggCCTAGTTCATATGTCCAGTAGCTTCTGCGAATTGTCGTCCGCAGCTGGTCTTTGCTCAGGTGCTGCTGCGGTAAAGGGATGAGCCCCGCCCATGGGTAGTGTAGCCGGAGTTTGGTATACTGCAGTTGCGTGCCCAGGAGCTTGAGCAATAGGGGTCTGTGCTCTCTCTCCTACCCGAGACATGGCTAGGTCTGCTAGAAACAAACTAGCCTGAGTCATAGTGtccatgaaccgcaacatacGACCCATGACATCTTGAAAGCCCGGTCCCATCATCAAATCTACCGGGGCTGGATCTGGAAtaggcacctcgccctgctcctcgatGACAGGATCCTCCAATGGATCTGTTGGTGGTGCTATTGGGGCAGCTCTGGGATGTCTTCGTCCCCTACCTTGCCTCGTGCCCTCCCCCcacctctacctcggcctctagcaatgggggAAGCAGCTCCTCCCGAGTTTGGAACATCTGTCGTAcccgtcctcaccatctgtgagataatagaagaaggaaatttagtataccatcaaTTGCAcaataggaaatgaataaagagtagttttctaACACCCGATAGCCTCTCAATATAAGTACAAACATCTTTGTACCGATACGCAAGACTCTACCAGGTTTGCCATAACTTGTCATGCCTAGgtaaacctagtgctctaataccatgttgtcatgacccaaattccattttaggccatgatggcgcccaacaccattgttaggcaagccaacactaatcaACTAGTGAATTCccatttaaataattagaaagtAATAGCTTCTCCTTATTTGATACAAAATGTAGGTGTTTAAAATTTAAACataaataaatggaagcaataaatACGAATTACAATCATGTAAGTAAAccaaatcataagtctactagtgtgtgtgcTAAGATCTGGTGTCAGAAGTAtgtgggcaatctagtagaatatacaaaccatactatcctactgtctgaaaagAAATAGACAGGAAAATAAATACACAAGAGAGACTCCAGCTACTGCAGAACAGATCAAAAGGGCAGCTCACCGGGAAGTCTCAAGCTGGGGAGTCAAGTCTACGCGCCAGACTGATGGCCAGATGCACTTCCCTcaaatcctgtacaattaagtacagaagtgtagcgtgagtacataaaagtATGCACCcagtaagtattttgtctaacctcgaagaagtagtgacgagggattgACTCCGACACGTACTagggccaacaatataataatatgaagttaaaaTTGTAAATCATAATGGATGTGGATAACAACAAGctcaaaacaaaaataataactaGAAAATCCTTCCATGATATTTAAGAAATCAAGGCATttccttcatttaaaataaatgaccTTTCAAGAAACAATTCATACGAACTATAAAGAGTTCTACTTCTATTATCACATGCAAATACCATCGAGGAtgttcggcccgatccaacataaaagtaaaatgtgcactgcctaAGGTTGAACTTCaaaaaccatagatgcatctattaacttgTCGAGGCGAATGGCACGCTCCCATGAGATTAGTGGAAATAGTCACCCCGCTTGCGGAATATACTTGCGATGCGGTGAAACATAAATACAACATAATttcctcaattcttttcaaaataataatttacGTGAAACCTTTGAAATCGTGAAATCATCAACTTAGTTCCATTCAATTCaaatcaacatatatatatatatatatatatattcagataACGGCACCTACAAAGCTGGTGTAAGTCTAGAACTACTCGGACATAACAAGAATAGTAGATACGTACGGACTCTCTTCACTTCGTACGTACATAGCCCCCTGTCACGACCCGTATTTCCCGCCATCAGgattgtgatggcacctactagtgaaaaCTAGGCAAGACAACAATTCCAATTAATTTACCCATTTTATTTTTAATCTCTTAACAATTGAAAGTTAACATATTATAAGGCAGCAACCTCGAACTACGGTCCGTAGAGTCTAGTACCGGGATTTGTACAAAAGAgtacaaagtgtagtatcagtacaaccgaccccatgtactgagtaagtgtcgagcctaaccttggcgaagtagtgacgaggctaggatgcAACAACctcataaacctgtgcaattttaTCATATACGAGAAGCAAAATAACAAGAAGCAATAATAACAAGAATTAAACACGATAAGGAAGAACAAGAGAGAACATGCTGGGGGGATATCAGGTTATGACAATAATGAAATAAAGCGACAAAGTAAATATCAAACTTGATGCAACGGAGATAATAACacaaaacaagtgcacgacaccacctttcgtgattttactctcattctcaccatatAGATCAAAGAAACgctacggcatcacccttcgtgcttttactccctGATAAacatgacacgacatcacccttcgtgcttttactctcaataatatggcacgacatcacccttcatgcattaacactcaaaatatcggcacaacatcacccaTCGTGCATAAACACTCTCTTACAATATCATAcatagcatcacccttcgtgatttacactcttcGTCACCCAAACAAATGAAATAATAATATTCCAGCAAGGAATCAATAATAGAACAATatcgtcccggcaagggagtcaacaatagaaacaatatagTACCGGCAAGGGAATTGACTTAAACCAATCCAGTTCCAACAATTACTTCACAATATAACCTCAACTTGAACCAATACTCAATAATGGTCAACTATCAAGAATTTATCATGAGTCTTATTCCACAGTTCTAATCATTAATTTAAGCATGATCAATACATAACAAAATCATAACAATCTTAATAtgagactcacaggcatgcttgataccaacgtatagatactcgtcacctcacatatatgtCGTACTCGAATTAaatacatagcaaataagacacaacactAATTCCCTCATGCAAAGGTTAAGCCAGACACTTGCCTCGAATTTCCatggccaaactcaagcctcaaacatcgCTTTTCTTTTTTATCCCAATTCAAATTCAATTTTATCTAGTGAATATTAACTTATTAAAATTGATTGAAGATCAAGAAACCAATTCCAATTAAAAACTACAGATTTCCCAACAttcttccaaaaagtcaaaaccgaccccggacccgcttagtcaaaactcgagattcgaaccaaaatccgtTCACCCATtgacccacgagcccaaatatgcaattagtttcggaatctgaccccaaatcgaggtctaaatccccaaatttgtaaaatccccaattctcctaaaattcctaatttctacatTTGAAGAACACATACCAATGATTTGGGGTTGAATTTTTTATTCAAAAATTGCCCTAGGTCTGATTCTATGGAAAGATATATGAAAATATGGCTTATTTCCCGTTCGGCCTCTGTTTTAAGTGCTGGGCAACAGTGTGCATCGCATTCGTGTGACCACTGTTGCGTTCGCGAAGATCTGCCATCTGAGGATTTACGCGATTGCGGGAAAAGCTACACGTTCGCGAAGGCTTAGCCCAGCCCTGCCTTTGTGTTCGCGATAAAGGGGTCGCATTCGCTTAGGTTTCCCTAGGTTCCCTGACCAACCCATCCTAAAGCTACGCGTTAGCGGTTTACcggtcgcattcgcgtagagcaaTCCCCCCAATGCTCAGCATTCGCGACCTTGGTCTCACGTTCGCATAGGGTAAAATCCTCCCCATCCCAGTTTCCCCATCGCAATCGCGAGAGTGACTATGCGATCGGAAAGCATAGTGCCACATACACCAGTTACAATAGCTATACAAGATTTTTCTAAGTCAAAAACACCCCaaagcctatccgaaactcacccgagacctcggggctccaaatgAAACATGCACAGAACCGTAAAAACAATATATGGACTTTCTCATGGGATTaaatcaccaaattaacaccctgaaCTACAAGtctagcatcaaaatcaaagaaaaatctcaagaactcttaagtttcaaatttcacaaccgagggtccgattcacgtcatatgaattatgcttcttaccaaattttataggcaCAACCTAATTACCATATTAGACCTATACCgggatccggaaccaaaatacggacctgataccatcaaatttaaacatccttaaatattttttaaaaaaactcttatcattttagttaaacaattttcttaaaaaattcatttctctggCTATGGACCTGGGAATTCAATTTTGGGTAtatgcccaagtctcatatttttctatggaccatccgggaccgtcaaatcatgggtccgggtccgcttacccaaaatgttgaccggagtcaacttaaatttaattttaaaggcaaaattagcattttcctcaaattttcacataaatgcaTTTCGGATATATGCCCGGAATGCACATGCTAATCGAGGTGAGACAAGACTAAGTTTTCAAAGCCTTGGAACACAGAAATGACTTTTAAAACAAGCGAAGaaattttgggtcatcacattctccacctccaaaacaaccattcgtcctcgaacagacatagaagagaagtacctgagttggggatatcggctctacatatcggactcgaactcccaggaaGCTGCCTCAacaagctgacctctccactgaacacgaacagaaggataactctttgacctcaactgacTAACCTGCCGGTccagaatagccaccggctcctcctcataggttaAATCtgtgtccaactggatagtgctgaagtctaacacatgggatggatctccgtgatactttcgaagcatggacacatgaaacactgggtgcacaaTTGATAATCTAGGTGGCAACACAAACTCGTAAGACACCTTTCCCACTCTGCATagaatctcaaaagggccaatgaatctagggcttagcttgcccttcttcccaaatcacatcacgcccttcatgggcgacaaccaaagcaacactcgctctctgaCCATGGATGCCATATCTCGAaacttgcggtcggcataactcttctgcctggactgagctgtatgaagtctatcttgaatgatcttaaccttatccaaggcctcctTGACTAAGTCTGTACACAACAGCCGAGCCTCTCCTGGATCAAACCACACAACTGGCGATCGACACCGCCTGCAATATAGTGCCTTATATgtagccatctgaatgctcgactggtaactattgttgtaggcaaactctgctaatgaaAAGAACTGATCTCATGAACcttcaaagtcaataacacatgctcggagcatatcctccaaaatctaaatagtacactcggactatctgtccatctgaggatggaatgatgttgtcaactcgacccgtgtacaCAGCTCACGTTGTAATGCCCTCCAGAAAtacgaggtaaactacgtaccttggTTAGAAATAATAGACACGATCACACCATGGAGACGAACGATCTCCCGAATATATATCTCAACCAACTGCTCCGAAAAATagaaaactgccacaggaataaaatgcgctgacttggtcagtctataaacaataacccatactgcattgaacttcctctgagtcagTGGGAGTCTACAAATTAAATCCATAgcaatacgctcccacttccactttggaatcttaatcttctgaaacaaaccaccaggtctctgatgctcatactttacttgctgatAATTCAATAGCTGAGCTACATAcgcaataatatccttcttcatcctcctccatcaATAGTGCTTCCGCAAATCTGATGACagccaaatccactactaaaaagtaaatggacacggtcgcatgcaatataatatacccaactacgagtcggggtcgaatcccacagagaacaatatgtaggcgattaggaatgtaagagaattataacttgttatgcaatgccaaacactaatAATTGGTTTGAGAAAAGAATTTTACCTAAAtacggaaatgtaaactaacctagaaagcaagtaaaatgatcaatagctacaagtatggatgcatcgggaattgCACTCATGTaatgatccaatgtatttcatggttatacaaatatgagcgagtttgtgttaattagccacgggtaATAATTCTAAATTAggttcttccaaagactaacaagacttcctaattgaattatccgtAAAACAATTAAAAGATTAAGCATACCCgattatggctacaagtagtaCAATCTTATCCCtatgtagaatctataaaatgagggttaaagcctcaagttcttgttaattaatctttttcagccccaaataatcttttccaatattaattcggagttaatggctgagccctagggttagctaatccctttggaaatattaaagaacaagaataattaaagtaacaataactcacttcataaaaggataaaaatcattcaatacataagcacaacaaggtatttaatccacactttaaatatgattgtttccataaacaagattcaagtgttggatattgttgatacccaatttttccctatatatttttaatatgcataaatacctttaaaatagcatatatatgcatatataagcatacacaaggtttttataatttttctataattttaaagattttaaattgatttatttccttcccctttactcataaaatccccaataatcattcctcaaattattgttggagtgatttagtcatttaaatcctatatttatttcaaaatattggtaaaatatttttagtgcatttttacaattgcattttgtatttttaaagttaaattgcatataattgcaatattaatgtataattacatttatatgcataaaattgatcttctatatttttaagaagttaaatatatatatatattttaaatcatttttgtacataaattggctatttaaaatatagccagattgtatttcaattttagccccaattttaacccaaccccagcccaatttctaatcaaattacccgacccaagccctaattacccctaacccaaaacctatcaaatcatggccgttgatcttttagatcaacagcCCCCACTCGTTCTTGCCTTttttattccaaacgacccccaaccctaaatcattttccaaattcgccgcctctgtattctctcatctcctctcctctctcagtaACCTCCTCAAACCATAGCCCTTCAACTACCGACCTCTCTTCTctggtcttctccggtgatctctcATTGACTCCTAAGCCTCTAATGGCTTCTCACTTGCCATGCTTGCCTtttctaaggtcttcaagggcctagGGCCACGCCGACTTTCACCTAGGGTTCGTCACTTGTCTATTCTTtgctactccagtgtgattttgAGCAAAATTACATCGTATTTGTTACGACCCTagggattctagacaggttctttcatctctatttgggtttcttctgaaaccctaatttctgcatacatctcctagatctgtacaaatttaaaacgatttgagtttgtttctttgatcttttacactgtccttggaacttttttacaagaatcattgatttcaagtgttttcaccttcttctaaaattagggttttggcattccttttaaaacattgtttaaactgattttttatgtttaaacttctatttcttgcacatTTCGACTGATTCTGTGATTTTACTACCTTTTCAACTGGCCTGTGttgaaatccctaattttctagatttctttgtttggttttgtgtattagcatgactgctcatttcttgtttgagtttctgtgactatcttgcctcgaatatgttcTTACTATGTTTTTAGCCTAAAttatatcacctctatgtgcttgtgttcgtcTTGACTGTTCAAGGCTCGCTTCTTTCTTTCAGTGTTGTTTAACCTGCATGTTTGCTATGTCTGGttattcttatcttactctatttatatgctgagctCCCTATTTCTTGGCTTGATTTAAAAACTTCCCTTTAGACCTTCGATTCTCCTGTTTAAACTTGATTTATTTGCTTATTTATGGGAACCCATGTTACTCTCCTTAAATTAGTAATTTTGAGTCCTTGATTCACTGATTTACTATATGCTGTTTTCGATTATTTCCCTATTCTAcaactttatttttgttttcttaccttatttggttaaccgatTATTTTACTGATTCTGTACTAGCTATTTCCTTAATTTAAATCTtatgtacttacccctaattgtctattttgtacTTGATAcgctacttgatttctttccttaaacattttttGCCCATTCCCGTTGGTTGAttatcccttaattaaaggagtacttgcattgatttgattcttTTTAGTATTTGGTTCCATAATTATTATactattgtgattcttgccttatttttacctagtttcgaactactatatatatacacactctcattaacacaaacataCGAACATATTGGTTCAAAACTCTCGCTCACACAAAAATCTCTCTTCTGCTCTCTTTTCTCTGGTTGCTTGCTATTGTTCTAAGTCagctggctgcaagccaaggctgattactctactctcttgctCCTCAATTTGTGTTTACTACCTTATTTActagtatgttctaatttcaattcaagttccaaaaataatatggtcctttattacttcaattcatcttgtttctagtttgcttttgcgtatggttttgctgtgaaaccTGTAGTTAATATGTTTACATGATTAGCATgttatgtactccccttccttaggATTAGTATGAGCATGTTACACCCCTCTATGTAGTATGTCTCCATGTGATCTTTCTCTATCTGGTTTCTGGTAGGAATCTCCTTGTAAAGTAGTCTGCACTCCTAAACTTGTATGATTCTAGGAATGATTTTAATCAAGTTGATCCTATACTAAACCCCTTAAGCATTGCTGATTCTGTGCCTATGTCTAATCATTGTTTCTGAGCATATCCATACTAATTCCAAAGACTTCTGCCTGCTATGTGTTTACCATTATGTGCTTCACATGTCTCCAATTCCCATTTACCACTGTGTGAAGGCTTGTGGTGCTAAACCTGTCTTGGTTCTTTGTTCTATGTGTGATGTTGAACCTGTTTTGGTTTTTCATCTGTTGTTTGCCCTACTCTTTTCAAAACTATCTCATTGAATAACTCCTCGGTTGTTTTACTAAATTAATTCAAGCAAACCTCTTTTAATACTGTTTACCCACTAAAACCTTTCCAactgtgtcaagcactctcactctactcctaagtcattAGTTTCTGCCTCCTCTAGTgcgtgtactgccttgggatccttttaagaaccctctgaactctggcacactgaggctggcccttccacactgcacttactcaatttggttaccaagtctaggtgtgagcactgcccgagatccttgagatccttaggaaactctgacgcacctagacaatgacattgtctatggaatttgggcattcgaggctattggaggctttggaaatctgggcctatctgtaggctccctatagaataacttcttatttttcttatctacttatataattcattcatatggtctgtaataatttgtaaatgaatagtggggtaactagtgaaaaaggatgggtagttacatgtttgtggggtaataggggtagaaaccatgcctataggactttatattttgctatgttagaaaacatgcttataggtctcaagtggttccaataatagaaatcatgtttagagGTCTTAAAATTTACATTACAAAtaaataccatgcctataggatatggtctagttcaacttctgttataacaagtgtttacatGTGTTTTCATCTGTTATCATGCCTGGAAGTTTCTAAAAACCCAGTTTTAAACAATTAGATACCATTCCTATAGAGAACAACgttagaaattctgcctatagatctaaaatcagtttagtttaaataagttaaTCTAGTTCATGATTAGTTTAGTTCGAAATTGGTCTAATCCGTGGTTTGTTTTCCctgaattgattttttttcaaaaaactggcttaatctatcattagacaacatgcctatagggattcaagAATCTGTTTTAAAATCCGCCCTATTTTACTATAAAACATAATTATCATTATTCTGcgtgtaggcaagcctatagggtgtGTCCAAATCTTGTAACTCTGAAATTGTTTTTATGACTTAATGTCGTTCTGATTTTAACAGGCtttaaaaatcagtaggcaactgatAGGGTCATTACCTCttagtttataaaataaacttcctatcttctgtgtcttgatattcacttagacatcatgccttaggatattGTTTAACAAAAGGTCCTTATtggtgcttgagtcgtgctgcttatgtgtaTTGTTTGAAGAGGTAAAATTGAGCCTCTAATTTctcccttttatcttatgtgctaaggtcctaattgttcttgcctgCCACCTTAGTATTCACCTTTagaaccttaggggtctgtctagaactacctataggtagaagTCCTAAAATTTctctaggaccattaaga
Coding sequences within:
- the LOC138879442 gene encoding uncharacterized protein, giving the protein MKKDIIAYVAQLLNYQQVKYEHQRPGGLFQKIKIPKWKWERIAMDLICRLPLTQRKFNAVWVIVYRLTKSAHFIPVAVFYFSEQLVEIYIREIVRLHGVIVSIISNQEFAYNNSYQSSIQMATYKALYCRRCRSPVVWFDPGEARLLCTDLVKEALDKVKIIQDRLHTAQSRQKSYADRKFRDMASMVRERVVGKVSYEFVLPPRLSIVHPVFHVSMLRKYHGDPSHVLDFSTIQLDTDLTYEEEPVAILDRQVSQLRSKSYPSVRVQWRGQLVEAASWEFESDM